The genomic segment ttttttttttttcaggtccAGTTGGTAAATAATTCATATAAAGGCATTAAATACCAGCTGATGAACAGTTTGGCATCTCTCGGTTACGTTGTGCTCATCATCGACGGGCGGGGCTCCTCTCAGCGAGGACTCGCGTTTGAAGGAGCTGTAAAGGACAAAATGGTATGGCTGTTCTTCACTCAAACTGAATTGATGGCATAACTCTTATTTTCCTTCATCAGGGTCAGGTGGAGATTGAAGACCAGGTGGAGGGTTTGCACTACATAGCGGAAAAGTACAAGTGTGTGGACTTGAAACGTGTTGCCATCCATGGCTGGTCCTATGGAGGCTTCCTCTCTCTCATGGGTCTCATTCACAGACCTGATATTTTCAAAGTAAGTTTTTCCTTATGTTCCTCCTGTCTTTGAAATGAATTAACAGAAGATTTGTTTAGGTTGCCATCGCAGGAGCTCCAGTCACAATGTGGATGGCTTATGACACCGGTTACACAGAGCGCTACTTGGATACCCCCGAAAACAACCAGAAGGGCTACGAGGCTTGCTCGGCTGCACTTCACGTCAAAAAGTTCCCTAATGAGTAAGAGCGTTCGTTTCAAAAGTTCACATGGCCACATTAGCATATTATCATGTGAAATGTTTCAATGTGATTTGTCACAAAAGAGTAACATTAAGAAGTGTGGCGTTTGcctgttctccccatgcctgcCTGTGAATGTGCTGAATCGTGCCGTTAAACCCCACAGACCAAACCGACTACTGATCCTGCATGGATTTCTCGACGAGAATGTTCACTTTTTTCACACTAACTTTCTGGTATCCCAACTCATCCGGGAAGGAAAACCGTACAGTCTTCAGGTAGGTCTCAAATGACATCTTACTTTTACTTTGCTGTTGTACATAAAAGTATATCATCCTACTAACTCAATTCATATatgtataaattatatatttttagcatttttatttttatatactgtatttatttgtataatcATCCTACTAACTCAATTTAAGGAACTCATTCAAATGAATCTTCGCAAATTGATTGACAGTCAGAGCTGTAATGACGTTTGTTCACGGTTGCTGTTTTCCGTGTTTAAAATGTCTTAAGGTTTATCCGAATGAACGGCACAACATCAAATGTCCAGAGTCTGCAGAACATTATAAAATCACGCTGATGCACTTCCTCCAGGAGAACCTCtgatctccccccccccccccccccccacttatATGATGCGCACACGACTCTGTTCCAACAGGGGGCGCTGTTGTGCATCTGTTTTTATGCACAAAAAGTCTTGAGCTACTTAATGAATGTTGTACTTTCTAGTAGAAAGTTTCTACTCatatttgtattcatattCTAAACTTTTGGAAAGTACTTTTGAGTTATAGTGTACAACATAAGACATACTAGACcacaatattttcatttttattgtccATTTTGCCCTTATAATTAAATTGAGCACTGTTTCACTGTCTTAGCTGGTAAGGAGCCTCACTAGCCACATTAatgacgttttattttttttaatcaacaaagtaattatttttgttagttGTCATTGAGGTTGTCTAAGTACTGTGCTATTTTGTCAaactttgattaaaaaaaatatatatatttgtgcaAAGGATATTGTTATTGcggtattttttcaaatatcaaAACAAGCAGGAGATATTCACCCAGAActcctgttttgtgtgtttctgctTTTCTGAGACAGGTGCAAACTCACAAAACAGGAATAGTAAGGGGTCAAATATTGTGTTTATGTCTAAAAAgatcttgtttgtgttttccatgatACAGACTATGTTTCTATTAACATGTCACATTTATGTTGTTattcaaaagcattttgtgtgtgtgtttgtctgtaaaaaaaaaaaaaacgttattgCCTCTGGCACAATAGATAATTAACCGGGAGTGGCTTTGACTGACTGTGTAAAATCTCCTAAAAAGATTGAATGGCCTTGTTACTTACTGCTCTGATGAGCACGATCTCTGCATGCATTTATTTGCTTCCTGtcatttggaaaacatataTGGCGAAGTAAACCAAGATAttggttttaatatttcacTGAGCTTTGCTTTAAACAAACAAGTTTTGCTGTTGGTGTTCATACTTGGTGTGGATTTTTTAGGTACCTGATCAGGACAAGACACAAactttggaaatatttttgaaatttattttcactccTTACAAAAGATATATTTGATGTAGacaagttaaaaaatatactaaaaaataatttgttttaaaaagccCTTATAAAGGGAATACTTACAATTGTCAATGTGACAGATAGCATAGAAACACAAATCTGATAATTCAGTGCAAAAAGAGATGATAAATGTGCTTGCTGAGTTTGTCAGCCAGTTGTTCCAGTCTTAAGTTCTTCTCATCTTGCTTTGGTCTTCTGCTGCCTTTCACTCAAGATGTTATTGCTGGTTTATTGGAATGGGTGCAAGCTTCATAAGAGCTGTCCTCAAAGAGTTGTTTTGTCTCTTGGTGTTGTTCCAAAACATCCTCCTTGGCTGATACTTGAGCCAGCCGGACCTTCTGGGATATTTGCCGTGAAGCTCGGCGCAGTTGACATCCAGATCATTGTCGCGGTCATCTTTGTTGAAAGGAAGACCCGAGACTCCTTTCGGAATGCTTCCTCCCTGAAGAGAGATAGCATTGTCAAGATCATGCAATGCCCTGATTTCCCTGATCTTTGGACTGTCTGCAAACAACCCTGACAACAAGTCAGGCTGTGGACTTTGAGTGGCAAaggtttagttttgttttaaaacgtGGCAcgcggccgggtcataccaaagactataaaaatgggacccattgcctccctgcttggcactcagcattaagggttggaattggggggttagatcaccaactgattcccgagcgcggcaccgctgctgctcactgctcccctctcccccaggggatggattaaaatcacacggggatgggttaaatgcagaggacaaatttcaccacacccaggtgtgtgtgtgacgatcattgggactttaatctttaatcttaaatAGCTCATCCTTTGACACAATCGTGACTGTCAAAGTTCAATGCATTGCCGgagctagttttttttttcctgagggggggggggcagttcAATTACCTGAACTTCTGAACATTATATAACACCCTTTAACAGAAAAACTTCTTCAAAGTCACAAAATTACCTCTTTGGCCGTCAGTCGGCGCCGTATTTTCCGTCAGTGTCGTCTCCTCGTGCCTACGCCTGAGGAATCGGACTCCCCGGTGTGAAACCTGGAATGATTGAAGTCTGTCAGTCCAGATGAACTTGTGCGTTTGTCTCTTAGGATGGAAAGATGCTCACCTTTTTCTGCAGTGTCAGCAGGTGTAAACTCTGCTTGTCCAACTTGTCTTGTTGCTGCCTGATCTTGTCCACCATTTGGTCGATACGTCTGTTCTGCACCGCCATGATTTTCTGGGAGCACAACTTCCTGTTAGGTGTTTGTCGTCACTCTCAGCATTTCAAAACTCAAGTTTCTTTCAACTCACCTGGATGAACGACATTGTTGAGTTGTCGCCTCCGAAGTTGACATCTGTCGTCTCTTGAAGCGCTTCATCCACTTTCTCCTCGAGCGCGTTCATGCGGGAGTGGAATTCCTCGGTCTGCTTCATCATCTCCTGAACCTCAGCACccattttttccttctcttccCGTTCGGCCTTCACCACTTTGTCTTGCTCAGTCTGCGTTCCCTCCAGCGCGACCATCGTGGCGTTGAAAGCTTTCAGACGGCTGGTGATGTCCCTCATCTGGGCTTTGGTCTTGTCTACATGCTCCTTGAGACCTTGGCCCAGCTGAAGCAGGCCGTGGGCCACCACGTTGACGTCATCCCACGAGGCGTACTTGTCTCCCCTGTCCACGGGGAAACCCGCCGCTGCGTTGAAGAGCAGCACGGGGACGAGGATGGTCTGAAGCGTCTTCATCTTGGCTTAGTTTGGATTGGATTGTTGTTCTTGTTGTCTGTGGTTTGCTGCGGACGGAATTGTCAGGTTTTTATAGCTGAGCGCTCCGGCCGAGGCTTGCTGTGATTGGCTGCAAGGCTTTGGAGGTGGAACACGGAGGATAGTTTGGGGAGTGGAAACAGGTCACCACTTGTAAAATGACGCAATCCAAGCACTTCGTTTCTGGCAGACATGATTGTGGTAAAGgttgttttcttcaaataTTACAATCCAATTGGTTTTATGCAGTAGAAagaatattgtttttgaaagaTTATGCAAAATTTTAGATGCTCAATTAATGCTTCAATTAATTTAAGTATTTGGTTCAGGTTAGGTTGTTTTTAATAGACCTTAAGGACCTTAAACATGAGATTACAATAACAAATTCAGCTTCATTAATTAAAATCTGTCACATCAAATACCAAATTAGaatcaaataacataatagacattcatttatctatttatttgattaattCCCAATAAAGTGAAATATGACATGTaggcaagaaaaataaaatcccagctagtcaaatatttttttctgtttggtgCCAGTAGCTGCTCTGAATCAGGAATGGTGGGGAGAAGTTGGTGAGAAGTAGGGGAAAGTTCACCCCGCCGGGCTCTTTGCCTGACAGCAAAATCCCAAACAATGGCACGCACATCAAGACACGCACATGAAGCCAGACACCAGTCACGTTCTCCACGAAATGGGAACTGAAACACTTACGCTGTATTTAGGCAGATTCCAACTTTATtagtcaaataaacaaacttaTAGCACATTTAAATTGTTGTCAAATTAATTCtcaagcccaaaaaaatataattaggAGTTTTTAATGATTGAatgaatatattattaaaacaaaacaatgttacTTATTTTAAAGCATACACATTGTAACTTTCTACatagctttgtgtgtgtgtgtttccccccccccccccccccccctgtccaTTCATTCAGAAGAACAATAAGTGAAATGTCAAGGACACGTTTATCCACAGTGCTCATGCAGAGCACGtttccctgcagcagcagctgctgctCGGCACGTATCCCCCATCCTCCTCTGCTGACGTGAGGAATAGCACAGCAACGTGAACACACTGTTCCATGAAGGCTTGCCCCTTCTATATAGGCATTGAGCATAAAATATAGTcataaattcaattaaaaaagcaGACACGTATTTTGTTCACATTTaagattttcttttacatCTGGTAATGAAGTGCCTGGAAGTGACCCCCAGTAGCAGTGATGAAAAATTGTGGCCCGCTCCATCTTAAGTTGCTCGTCCCTGATTTACACAAAAGAAACTTACCATTAACAAACATTACAGCACTCTCGATAATGTAAATGCGCCTGATCTCGCTAAAAGTGAGCGTCTAAATGAAACGGAATAATTCCTGATCATCTTCTGAACCTTCCTGAATTGTTGTTAGCGATCCGCAAGGCTGCTGCATAAATGACAACACCATGTGTCCCATCACATCTGCACGTGCATAGTACACGAGATTCCCTCCACTGGGTAGAATGTGATTTTAGACACCAGTGGGTTAGTGTGTGAAAGGTGAGGCTGTCGTCACATGGCTTTTCTGTTGCATCAGCCTTGGAGaaaagctgctgctgctggaacaCAAACAAGAAATGTGTTCTCAGCAGCCACAATAATGCTCTCGAGCAAGAGATGTGTTCAAAATTTTGCCACAGTGCGTGTGCAGAAATGGCATCCCGCAGGGATCCATGCTTGGGCCAGTACCGTTTTGTCTTTACATGCTTCCCTTGGGAAGTATTATAAAGTACTCTGATAGAATATATTGATGGCACGCACATTGTACTGTTTTGCatctgattatttttaaattttacgGCCAAAAAGCTTTTGTTTGATACAATTCTTTACGCTAATTAAAACTATAATTAACATGGAAAATTTTCTGTTAAGTTGTGAGCTGCTCTGTTTCTATAGGCGCCGCTGGTCATAAAATTAATTGTTTCAATTTGTATGTTGCTGCCATGAGGAATTAATTTCCTCCGGGAACTAAAAGCAGCTGCTATTTACACTCCAAAGGTTGACTTTTCCTTCATTCATCACTTGCGTTGGAATGAACTTTTACCCAGATTCCACTCAGAGTATGCATCCTTTTTGTCCCAGCTTGCTCTGTGGCTTGTTcttgccaatttttttttctttctttcttttcacaatCTCATTCTCCAGCTTGCACTTTAACCCAGAAagcattgttgtttttcagtcCTTGGCACCACACACttgacttttttaatttatttattttttgatggatggatggatggatggatggatggatggatggatggatgactccTGTTTTGGTGGATTT from the Syngnathus acus chromosome 4, fSynAcu1.2, whole genome shotgun sequence genome contains:
- the LOC119121850 gene encoding angiopoietin-related protein 4-like gives rise to the protein MKTLQTILVPVLLFNAAAGFPVDRGDKYASWDDVNVVAHGLLQLGQGLKEHVDKTKAQMRDITSRLKAFNATMVALEGTQTEQDKVVKAEREEKEKMGAEVQEMMKQTEEFHSRMNALEEKVDEALQETTDVNFGGDNSTMSFIQKIMAVQNRRIDQMVDKIRQQQDKLDKQSLHLLTLQKKVSHRGVRFLRRRHEETTLTENTAPTDGQRGRKHSERSLGSSFQQR